Part of the Henckelia pumila isolate YLH828 chromosome 2, ASM3356847v2, whole genome shotgun sequence genome is shown below.
TCCAAGGATTAGTGTCATTCATAATTATCTTATTCAAGTATGTTGATTTATTATCTTTATATATTATTCAGTCATCATCATCTTGTCCATGAATCAAACGAAGTCTTTGTAAACCTAATATTTTGTAAAACTTGAGATAAATATGAGATACAacaagtacttgtaattaatcAACTTCTTATCATTAGCACCAAacaatgttaaaaaaaaaaaagaggaacaTATCTATCTCTTGCTTGAAATTTCACTAACAAGCACATAAATGTTATAATGACTGAAtctcaaaacaaaacaaagaccaaaaaaacaaaacaaaaaaacaaaattatacACACATTCTGTCCCGTTTGCATCATATCACAAAACCTTAATTATCAATCCTGTAATAATTCGTAGACCAACCAATTTGCTGGAAATATAAATTACATACATTCATATATGTGAtcacaaaatatataaatttcttcAAAGTTAAAGTTTTATTAATTCGAGTGCAACGAATTGGGGACATCACACCTCCGCCGCACCTCTCCCTGTCTACCAGTCTTTACGCTAAGAACACTCACTTTCTCCATTGCATGAGCAAATGCGTCGAAAAACGCTTGCTGGTTCGCCGCGTACAAATCCACCACAGGCTTCGTTCTTGGATCGAAAGCCATGGCTTGATCAGTAGCCAACAATCCCAGACCATTCTGCAAGTTCACGTAGTACGTGTTGTCGAATTTCCCCGGCGACATGGGATCGTTGAACGCCGCTATGGTGTCGTCGGTCTTGTAGTTCTGGCAAAGCTTCTTCAGCCCTTTTGCGTATTCGGGGTTCAGGGTGGGATCGGGGCGGGACCCGAATACCCTGTCTGCGAATTCTTTGCAGTGGGAGAATCCGATCGTGTGAGCGCCGGAAAGGGTCACCATTTCTTGGACGTTGAATCCTTTGGCGGCGAAGATGTCGATGATCCGAGTCATGGACATGTTGGCGCGTGCGACGTGGCCTTCTACGTCGGAGGCGTGCGACGCGAAGCTGTCTTTACGGCCTAGGCGAACCGGGTAGTAGGGACCGCCGATGATGGACACGAGGTCGCGGGTGGCCTCGGCGAGGATGTCGGAGCAAGACACGATGCCGGGGCACGCGAGCTCGAGCTTGGCTTTGGCACGCACGATGAGGTCGAAGGCGTCGCCGGGGAGGGCTTTGTTGATCTCGTGGTCCCTTTCGGCGGTGTTGAAGGAGGTGGAGGAGAGGAGGAGGGAGCCGTCGCAGCCTCCAACGACGCAGTCGTGGAAGAAGAGGCGTAGGGCGCCGGCCGCGGCCGTGGGGACGGCTAACTGTTTGTCCAAAGCCACGTCTTGGACGATCTTGGAGAATTGAGGGCAGGATTTCTTGTAGTAATCGAGGGTGAGCCTTGATTCCCCCGACGGAAGTAGTAGAACGACGACGAGGAGGAGGAGCGGGAGGAGACGGGGCGAGGCCATTTTTCCGGTGACGGAGGAGAAGGAGATTCCTTTTAATGGCCTCTTAATGTGTTTGTGAAAGAAATGGATAAGTTGTGAACTTTTTTTCGGATTTTGTCATGCAAAGATAATAATTGAAAAGGGTATGCAAAATGAATGGAGACTTTGAATAAGAGGTTGTTATTCATTTTGGCGCCCTACTTTCTCtccttttctttgtttttttaattttacttttttatttttgtgaaaGACTCGGTCTTTTCTAAGTTTCGGTTAGATTAATAAAGTTTAAAATGTTTGAAACAAAagtatttcaaataaaaaataaaacaaaaattggttttgtaattcttttctttttagaCACGAGATTAGGGGTGTAAACGAGTCGAGCTACTCGTGAGCAGCTTGTGAATAGCTCGgtcaaagctcgactcgagctcgatttgaCCGAGTGATAAgcgcattttgtgtgcattatttcatgttatttttatgtctattttgtgtgcattcattttttttatgtgtgtttatgtgttttagtgcatgtgtgtgtatttcactctctgagttaattttgtaggaaaatggatttttaaagaatgaattacggagcagccttggtaaaaaaattcatttttaattttagagagctccAAATACAATCTTTACAGTTAAAAATGAAGCtccagatgttttgaagctgctgtccaaatttcagctcgatccgacggctagaactgaagatatgaatttttcaagaaaactgcgcgcaGGCAAGGATgtatgcacggaccctgtgcaggggtccggataagggtccgtgcatCTTCGTAAAAAATCGGCGTTATCAatttaatgcacggacctagacacggactcttatccagggtccgtgcatgtcgcagaatcagaaaaaatagaattttcgggaattaaaactttcaactttccgggctttatttcttggactttcaaagacatataaataggtGATTGTCGGACGTGAAAAGGGTTCAAATCGCATCAGAGAGgcggcggctacaaggcttgggagagaagatttcttttttctttctttattttattttttaattctagtttcaattattgagtagtttattttcaaccaagatgaCGTGATTATGcaaaacaaattcatgtagaaaacttggatgtttatttgggatttttcagagttgattttattttattgattgtcagatttatatttgtcttatgaatagcctgatcaattgtttgcttgcatgttaatcgatttcaagtcgacagaggagtgattgattttgatcactctgataattaacacatggtaaaaccaactagaaatagaattcggtttcagtgttaggtttgggtgtaaactgaattttcacaaatatttaatgcattcaaatttgattagaattacgaaagattaatccgtcaatatttgagtaggtttgattgttctagaaatagacctttgaacaaatttggagaattcccgtaatctaaggttaaatctgagtcctgaatcggctacatgttacatgatttgttcggtacctacgtgtgtcttggttgtctcgttttaattaattttatcttcagttattttaatttttatttcttaagcagtttttattttcaaattcttattttattacaacttcatccgggcttggacaatgattgaaatcctaatcattgttccatagctaagtttgcgggtaaaatggggttgatgctccatccgggctatagacgaggggattagaaaagaaataaatttttgtatcctagccagttatagctaagtcagcgggtaattattagggctaaagcaataccgggtgaaaaatccggaggtgtgtaattcattatctcaagagaggtgggtttagtctagaggtcgttggaaggaatgggcacttgaagagtgaaacttacactgatttgtcataggtcgctaagcagttttgaaacgaattcggtctaagttgtatgaaactggaatgacagttcacacacacgttcacgttaaaccgaaggtgtattatgaaaatttgagagcgtgtgtgattttgttttgtgattgaacttctcggaggctgtgcacattcatgattcgtcctcacttatgtttttgtttgcatattgtttttgcatgtcttgctcgagagCGAGCaaagtttaagtatgggggtgttgataagcgcattttgtgtgcattatttcatgttatttttatgtttattttgtgtgcattcatatttttttatgtgtgtttatgtgttttagtgcaccgagctcgagtagctcgagCATACAATCGAGCTCGAGACGAGCTTTGAAACTATGtgctcgagtagctcgcgagctactcgataagccacatatataaaaaaataaaaatatataaatataatatataatattatatttatatatttatttatttatttttaatatttatatatttatttataatatttatatattttatttatttatttattatatttatatatttattataattatatatttatttattttataatttataatatatataatattatatttatttatttattcatatattttaaatttatatatatatatatatctatatatatatatatatatatatatatataattttttagctcgagctcgagtactcgAACTATAAACGAGCTCGAGCACATATTTTactactcgatcgagctcgagctcgagtagtaaaatatgagtcgagctcgagctcgagtagaaTGCTACTCGAGCTCGGGTCGACTCGATAACACCCCTACACGAGGTGGTCTAATAGTACTATAGCATGTGTCAATACATGAATTTTTTTACATTCACTTCTTTTGTGCGTAATaatctattactattattatataAGAGACCCTTAGTTAGTCTTTTGGTatgccaaaatattaaaatatatttaaaaaacacacacactaaAACTGCTTCTCTCCAttatcttcttttcttttcttttttatttaattatttctatttaatatataaaacaatcattttatttatctattttcaaatttcaaattatttgaaaaaactaATGAAATAGGAAATACTTAATAGAAAAGATGGTGTTTTAATTACTTAGGGTGACCATtcttaacaaaaaaattattttcattgctataaatttattaaatttttttattgaaattaaatataaaaaaaactttcGTCACACATCTCGTGTGTGCAAATATGCTAGTATATTTGATACTTGGATTCTTTATTAAGTACAAAACTAATCATACCAAAttcaaaaaagaaagaaaaaaaaattaatcatacGTAAATGATGCAAGTctcaaatatattaaataagaaaacaaaaatcCGTCTATACACACACTATGGTCAATTGTGTATTGCAAAATTTTGTACCAAATATTATTAGATTTCTATAATGCATAATAACACATCCTAGAAAAGATAACGGAAATAATCTAAGGTCGTATTTGGATTGATGTGTTTCAAATCCatgaattttaaatatatttttgttgtgTAGAGAATTGTAAGATCATAAACTTCATGTCTCCGCTTACATGTTTATATAGGAGTAGCAGGAAGGACgtgtataaaataaatttaaattcacttattttattataaaattaaaataagtaattaatcaaataattttttttaattttttgagatGTATTAAATTTCTAGTAGTTTTTAATTAAAGGTTCTTATGTTTGAATCAAGGTTCTAAAAAAATGCGAAACGTGACGAAAACGTTGAGATCAAGTTTCAAGTTTCACAAGTTTAAACTTATTTTTCGACAAAAGCTTGTAACTTTATTTCATAGATCGCAAGTCATTAGTTACAAGGCCAGCCAGCCAGGAAGGCAAATTCCCAGGTACCCAGAAAACAGGTACAGGGGAAGAAATAACAAACTTTGCAATAGAATCAGCTACAACGTTAGCTGTTCTCCTAAcatgaaaaaaattaacaatAGCTAAATCCGAAAGCAAGGATTTAATCTCTGAAGCCCATAAACCAGAATAACTCAAATCACTCAAAGGCTCAGTGACTGCTTGCACCGCCAAGAGTAAGTCTGAAGAAATAATTACTCACTGAAATCCTTTTTCTTTAATAACCCGAAGTCCTTCCCAAATAGCCAACAATTCCCCAAGCACCACCGATTCCGTATTTGCCAATTGCTTTCCAAACGCAGCAACCACACGACCCTCATGATTTCGGATTACTCCTCCCACTCCACACATATTAACAGAACCATCAAAGCTAGCATCAACATCTAGACGCAAATGATCAGTAGGAGGAGCTTGCCAAGCTGCCGGTGAAGTTAGAAATGAAGCAGGCTTAGACACAGCACAAATACTGGAAGCCCGATGATAATTTTCCAGAAATCTAAACCCATCCAACGACTTACTGTGCACCACTCCCTCTCCATTGGAGTGCTTCAGTTTGCACACTTCTTTCCAAACCAACCAAGCTGTACATGTGAAGCATTCCATTTCAGATTTGGTTAGGTTTTGCATCAATGCTTCACAAACTGTTCTGGAATATTACCTAGAAGGCTAGAACACAAGAatttttatcaaaaaatttaaatattaccTAGAAGGCTAGAACACaagaatttttaagaaaaaagttTTGAGAAATATATGactgtgacgacccggttctttaTCTCTCGAATCAAATAATAATCTAAGGTTGATGAATTAAGGCCAAGCATCAAATCCAAAagcaaaagaattttttttttttttatcaatgtggctcgctcgagcgagcctcaccCCTCGCTCGAACGAGAGCTGCTCGGGTCCAAGACCaccccttggctcgctcgagcgagcctcggGTTCCGCTCAAGCGAGCTGCACTCTGTCCAGCCACTAAAAACTCTGATTTTCTGCTGTACAATGAAGATTTATACTATATAACCTCTTCCAACAAAACCAAATATACAAGAGAAGgtgataacatcaaaaactcaaacccaacaaGATCATGTGTTAtacatctcaaagtagtagaatcTCTAGACTAAAAGTTCAAGTCTAACAACTACAAGATCAATGTTCTTGTACCAACAAAGTTTGACAACAACTAACAACTACACCGGATCATCACTTTAAT
Proteins encoded:
- the LOC140884354 gene encoding peroxidase 65-like; protein product: MASPRLLPLLLLVVVLLLPSGESRLTLDYYKKSCPQFSKIVQDVALDKQLAVPTAAAGALRLFFHDCVVGGCDGSLLLSSTSFNTAERDHEINKALPGDAFDLIVRAKAKLELACPGIVSCSDILAEATRDLVSIIGGPYYPVRLGRKDSFASHASDVEGHVARANMSMTRIIDIFAAKGFNVQEMVTLSGAHTIGFSHCKEFADRVFGSRPDPTLNPEYAKGLKKLCQNYKTDDTIAAFNDPMSPGKFDNTYYVNLQNGLGLLATDQAMAFDPRTKPVVDLYAANQQAFFDAFAHAMEKVSVLSVKTGRQGEVRRRCDVPNSLHSN